The Parambassis ranga chromosome 14, fParRan2.1, whole genome shotgun sequence genome includes a window with the following:
- the angptl5 gene encoding angiopoietin-related protein 5, which translates to MWRTTVLLLLLPHLLSGTDKENSSNFNQSEIVNEDFSDAPIKGQKPRGEVKGHDTCSIPCDITVKLLRDEKHSICGQLQQSLLTFGRSTRKLIRDVMEEQQRALDILSSQVTELMTKVQTLSSEVQRSNTEMYSMKPVQSHGRDCSDIKDSLMSVVPKIPSGIYIVHPDNTDSSFEVFCEMDYMGGGWTVMQRRTDGLTDFKRPWADYVDGFGHLAGEHWLGLKKVFHIVNQKDTRFQLHIALASADDVTSYASYDDFRLDSETQFFSMHLGRYAGSAGDAFRGYDQEQNQDTAPFSASDVDNDGCNPFCSIGNSTVESCSIQHNQTGWWFNQCGMANLNGSPEDEEQTHGQRMHILWDTWRQSGVPHTIKSVTMKIRRIATNN; encoded by the exons ATGTGGAGAACAAccgtcctcctgctgcttctgcctcATCTGCTTTCCGGAACA gacaaagaaaacagcagcaatTTTAACCAATCAGAAATAGTCAATGAGGATTTCTCTGATGCTCCTATCAAAGGCCAGAAACCTCGtggagaggtcaaaggtcacgacACATGCTCCATCCcgtgtgacatcactgtcaaactCCTGCGAGATGAGAAACACTCCATCTGTG gtcagtTGCAACAGTCTCTGCTGACATTTGGACGGAGCACTCGGAAGTTGATCAGGGatgtgatggaggagcagcagagggctCTGGACATCCTCAGCAGTCAG GTCACAGAGCTCATGACGAAAGTGCAGACGCTCAGCTCCGAGGTTCAGAGAAGCAACACAGAGATGTACTCCATGAAACCTGTGCAATCCCATG GACGAGACTGCAGTGACATCAAGGACAGTCTCATGTCAGTCGTCCCCAAGATCCCCAGTGGTATCTACATAGTGCACCCAGACAATACAGACTCTTCATTTGAG GTGTTCTGTGAGATGGACTACATGGGAGGTGGATGGACAGTGATGCAGAGGAGGACGGATGGATTAACTGACTTCAAACGACCCTGGGCTGATTACGTTGATGGATTTGGACACCTTGCAG GGGAACACTGGTTGGGCCTGAAGAAGGTGTTTCATATAGTAAACCAGAAAGATACTCGGTTTCAGCTTCACATCGCTCTCGCCTcggctgatgatgtcacctcCTATGCATCATATGATGACTTCCGCCTTGACAGTGAAACACAGTTCTTCAGTATGCATCTGGGCAGATATGCAGGCAGTGCCG GCGACGCGTTCCGAGGCTACGACCAGGAGCAGAACCAGGACACAGCTCCGTTTAGCGCGTCAGACGTGGACAATGACGGCTGTAATCCTTTCTGCTCTATCGGCAACAGCACAGTGGAGAGCTGCAGCATTCAGCATAACCAAACGGGATGGTGGTTCAACCAGTGCGGAATGGCAAACCTCAATGGCTCTCCTGAAGATGAAGAGCAAACCCATGGCCAGAGGATGCACATCCTGTGGgacacctggagacagagcggAGTGCCTCACACCATCAAATCTGTCACAATGAAGATCAGGAGGATTGCAACCAATAACTAA
- the trpc6a gene encoding short transient receptor potential channel 6a encodes MNHRPLGAHCDGRPAGLTDSPRARSRDNLLMYDDFGEEYCCSGRCLGHSSSERQLMARLTAAKRRQAFRGPAYMFSAPSVSLSEVEQRFLEAAEYGNIPEVRRMLLHMPSLNVNTVDYMGQNALQLAVANEHLEVTELLLGRADLARVGDALLLAISKGYVRITEALLGHPSFRDARRLTASPAQADMLDDFYAYDEDGTRFSHDVTPLILAAHCQEYEIVHILLSKGARIDPPHDYFCGCDSCNYQQQFDSFSHSRSRINAYRGLASPAYLSLFNEDPVLAALELSNELAVLANIEKEFKNDYCCLSSQCKDYVVGLLDLCRSTEEVEAILSGETASDDSYDVPGRPSLTRLKLAIKYELKKFVAHPNCQQQLLSIWYENLPGLRQQTTAIKLLVVLAVAIGLPGLAVAYWVTPFSRVGKVMRSPFMKFVAHASSFTIFLGLLILNAADRFAGTMLLPNMTHHQHPDAAQFNHDPRLLYRMTTTPFTWMEILIISWVMGMIWAEVKEIWSQGPGEYLVEPWNFLDFGMLVIFLASFSCRFSALRHADLAQTYVYKHYTTLINVTLPPEIHYFTLARMDWLPSDPQLVSEGLYAVAVVLSFSRIAYILPANESFGPLQISLGRTVKDIFKFMVIFILVFVAFMIGMFNLYSYYLGAKQNDAFTTLEESFKTLFWAIFGLSEVKSVIINNGHKFIENIGYVLYGVYNVTMVIVLLNMLIAMINNSFQEIEDDADVEWKFARAKLWFSYFEEGRTLPVPFNLVPSPKSMVGLVTSIKSLLLQCMGGHTEEKTETQLNQLGVNKNLGYGASTSPSRYQKIMKRLIKRYIIKAQADRESDEITEGELKEIKQDISSLRYELLEEKAQNMDTLDGLLRRLGEISTPST; translated from the exons ATGAACCACAGACCGCTGGGAGCTCACTGTGACGGCCGGCCTGCGGGTTTGACCGACAGCCCTCGAGCCAGGAGCCGCGATAACCTGCTGATGTACGATGATTTTGGAGAGGAGTACTGCTGTTCTGGACGATGCCTTGG ccacagcagctctgagagACAGCTCATGGCCCGTCTCACCGCTGCTAAACGCCGCCAGGCCTTCCGGGGTCCTGCCTACATGTTCTCCGCTCCCTCGGTCAGCCTGTCGGAGGTCGAGCAGCGTTTCCTGGAAGCGGCTGAATACGGCAACATACCAGAGGTGCGGCGCATGCTGCTCCACATGCCCAGCCTGAACGTCAATACCGTGGACTACATGGGCCAGAATGCACTGCAGCTGGCCGTGGCCAACGAGCACCTGGAGGtgacggagctgctgctgggcaGGGCGGATTTGGCCAGAGTGGGTGACGCCCTCCTGTTAGCCATCA GTAAAGGTTACGTTCGTATCACGGAGGCCCTGCTCGGTCACCCTTCATTTAGAGACGCTCGCCGTCTGACTGCGAGTCCCGCTCAGGCTGACATGTTGGATGACTTCTATGCCTATGATGAAGATGGGACAAG GTTTTCTCATGATGTGACTCCACTGATCCTCGCAGCGCACTGCCAGGAATACGAGATAGTTCACATCCTACTGAGCAAAGGGGCCCGCATTGATCCTCCCCATGACTACTTCTGTGGCTGCGACTCGTGCAACTACCAGCAACAGTTTGACTCCTTCAGTCACTCAAGATCAAGGATCAATGCTTACCGAGGGCTCGCCAGTCCTGCCTACCTTTCCTTGTTTAATGAAGACCCGGTGCTGGCAGCCTTGGAGCTCAGCAATGAACTGGCCGTGCTGGCTAACATTGAGAAGGAGTTTAAG AATGATTACTGCTGTCTGTCGAGCCAGTGTAAGGACTATGTGGTGGGCCTTCTGGACCTGTGTCGCAGCACAGAGGAAGTGGAGGCCATTCTGAGCGGAGAAACCGCCTCTGACGACAGCTACGATGTTCCAGGTCGCCCCTCCCTCACACGGCTCAAATTAGCCATCAAATATGAACTCAAAAAG TTTGTGGCTCATCCtaactgtcagcagcagctgctgagcaTCTGGTATGAAAACCTGCCCGGCCTGAGACAACAAACCACCGCCATCAAACTGCTGGTGGTGCTGGCGGTTGCCATAGGACTGCCTGGCCTGGCTGTGGCTTACTGGGTCACTCCATTTAGCAGA GTGGGGAAAGTGATGCGCAGCCCCTTCATGAAGTTTGTAGCCCATGCTTCATCCTTCACAATTTTCCTGGGGCTTCTTATCCTGAATGCTGCCGACCGTTTTGCAGGAACCATGCTGCTGCCAAATATGACCCACCATCAGCACCCGGATGCTGCACAGTTTAACCATGACCCACGGTTGCTCTACCGCATGACCACTACACCTTTCACCTGGATGGAGATCCTCATCATTTCATGGGTCATGG GTATGATTTGGGCTGAAGTGAAGGAAATCTGGAGTCAGGGACCAGGGGAGTACCTGGTTGAACCATGGAACTTCCTGGACTTTGGGATGCTGGTGATCTTCCTCGCCTCCTTCAGCTGCCGCTTCTCTGCCCTGAGACATGCTGACTTAGCTCAGACCTATGTATACAAACACTATACAACTCTGATTAATGTCACACTGCCCCCTGAGATTCACTACTTTACTCTGG CACGTATGGACTGGTTGCCTTCAGATCCCCAGCTAGTGTCAGAGGGCCTGTATGCGGTCGCTGTGGTGCTGAGCTTCTCTCGGATTGCTTACATCCTCCCAGCTAATGAGAGCTTCGGTCCACTGCAGATCTCTTTAGGGAGGACAGTCAAGGACATCTTCAAGTTCATGGTCATCTTCATCCTGGTCTTCGTGGCATTCATGATCGGCATGTTCAACCTGTACTCTTATTACTTGGGGGCGAAGCAGAACGACGCATTCACCAC TCTGGAGGAGAGCTTCAAGACATTGTTCTGGGCTATATTTGGACTGTCTGAGGTCAAGTCGGTTATAATCAACAATGGGCACAAATTCATCGAGAACATTGGCTACGTGCTGTATGGGGTTTACAacgttaccatggtgatagTGCTGCTCAACATGCTTATTGCCATGATTAACAATTCCTTCCAGGAGATCGAG GATGACGCTGATGTTGAGTGGAAGTTTGCTCGAGCAAAACTTTGGTTCTCCTACTTTGAGGAAGGCCGAACACTCCCTGTGCCTTTTAACCTGGTACCCAGTCCAAAATCTATGGTAGGACTGGTCACTTCCATCAAGTCGCTGCTCCTGCAGTGTATGGGAGGACACACTGAGGAGAAAACAGAGACCCAACTCAACCAG CTTGGAGTGAACAAAAATTTAGGGTATGGTGCTTCTACCAGCCCATCCAGGTATCAG AAGATCATGAAGCGACTGATAAAACGTTACATCATAAAAGCCCAAGCAGACCGAGAGAGTGACGAAATCACTGAAG GTGAGCTGAAGGAGATCAAGCAGGACATTTCCAGTCTGCGATatgagctgctggaggagaaagcACAGAACATGGATACACTTGATGGACTGCTGAGGAGGCTGGGAGAGATCAGCACACCATCGACATAG
- the arhgap42a gene encoding rho GTPase-activating protein 42, whose translation MGLPTLEFSDSFLDSPEFRERLQCHEIELERTNRFIKDLIKDGNMLISALRSLSLAVQRFSQSLQDFQFECIGDAETDDEINIAQSLKEFSQLLSTMEEERKRLIQNADDVLISPLERFRKEQIGAVKEGKKQFDKETERYYSVLEKHLSLSSKKKESQLQEADTQMSKDRQVFYDASLQYVFKIQEVQERKKFEFVEPLLAFLQGLFTFYHEGYELASEFEPYKQQLQFNLQNARNNFESTRAEVERLMKRIRSAEDDFKAPSCFTMEGFLYIQEKRPLGSVWTRYYCTYEKGSKMFTMSNTEARPASRQNGVVNGTPEMFRLRSCVRRKTDSIDKRFCFDIEVVERHGVITLQALSEANRRLWMEAMDGKEPIYTLPSLLSKKEETFLNEAGFNFVKKCIELVETRGLTTLGLYRTGGVNSKVQRLMTTVFASTAPADFQLDVNAWDNKTITSGLKNYFRCLAEPVLTYRLHKEFIKAAKYDDQKYRVRAIHALVHKLPEKNKAMLAILTNHLLKVSSHSDQNLMTVSNLGMIFGPTLMRSQEETVAAMMNIKFQNIVVEIIIENHHKIFNEAPDLSVPLPQAPSTRSTPRRNKAICLSSGKRKARLYPPTLCLADNDSDTFSSSPSTTPMGSQESLSSHSSEKNGLSQTSPPSSPAAEPSSPSSTQSPPPPPSAASSCSPLHTSSNGKDQKLTADSTVSPPLIPSSSWASAELTPAQQTSSLSSSTSSLLSAVERSMKGNSTASLSSVKESRSPSRTSVSTASIQHLTVERTSSFRDSGPVQRAASVSSLKSNHSVDQRNTTTTTITETRVADSTSPREHRTAFRTASSSSSSSSSLFPYQLSTSSSLTSLHISEDYKSCHGSVQSLMSQDPREATHARKHIRCGSDMTTKLSAAASSNGYQRPGSLLSVGLPQRESSVFSSALDIYSSGREAKALYSCEAEHSHELSFPQGALFSNVHPSVEPGWLQATYNGRTGLIPENYITYI comes from the exons ATGGGTCTACCGACGCTGGAGTTCAGTGATTCTTTTCTGGACAGTCCGGAGTTTAGAGAGCGACTACAGTGCCATGAGATAGAGCTGGAGCGCACCAACAGGTTTATAAAAGACCTCATCAAGGATGGAAATATGCTCATATCGGCTCTCAGGA GTCTTTCTCTGGCAGTGCAGCGGTTTTCTCAGTCTCTTCAGGACTTCCAGTTTGAATGCATTGGAGATGCTGAAACCGATGATGAGATAAATATAG CTCAGTCCTTGAAGGAATTCTCTCAGCTCCTAAGCACCATGGAAGAGGAGCGAAAACGACTG ATCCAGAATGCTGACGATGTTTTGATCTCGCCGCTCGAGAGGTTTCGAAAGGAACAGATTGGAGCTGTTAAG GAGGGAAAGAAGCAGTttgacaaagagacagaaaggtACTACTCTGTGCTGGAGAAACACCTCAGCCTGTCCTCCAAAAAGAAGGaatcacagctgcaggag gctgacacacagatgaGTAAAGACAGGCAGGTATTTTATGATGCATCTCTCCAGTATGTCTTCAAGATCCAAGAAGTGCAGGAGAGAAAGAAGTTTGAATTTGTGGAGCCG CTACTAGCCTTTCTGCAGGGGCTGTTTACGTTCTACCATGAGGGCTATGAGCTGGCCAGCGAGTTTGAACCATACAAGCAGCAACTACAGTTCAACTTGCAAAAT GCTCGCAACAACTTTGAAAGTACACGTGCAGAAGTTGAGAGGCTGATGAAAAGGATTCGATCTGCAGAAGATGATTTCAAAGCCCCCAGCTGCTTTACCATGGAGGGATTTCTGTACATACAGGAGAAAC GTCCTCTGGGCAGTGTGTGGACAAGATACTACTGTACATACGAAAAGGGCTCCAAGATGTTCACTATGAGCAACACAGAGGCCAGACCGGCCAGTCGACAG AATGGTGTGGTGAATGGTACACCAGAGATGTTTAGGCTGCGCTCGTGTGTCAGAAGGAAGACTGATTCAATTGACAAACGCTTCTGCTTCGACATCGAGGTGGTGGAAAG ACATGGCGTCATCACCCTGCAAGCTCTCTCTGAGGCCAACAGACGGCTGTGGATGGAGGCAATGGATGGAAAGGAACCA atttACACTCTGCCTTCTCTGCTCAGTAAAAAGGAGGAGA catTTCTCAACGAGGCTGGCTTCAACTTTGTTAAGAAGTGCATTGAGCTGGTTGAAACAAGAG GCCTTACCACCCTTGGACTGTACAGGACAGGAGGCGTGAACTCTAAAGTGCAGCGATTAATGACAACTGTCTTTG CATCCACAGCGCCTGCTGACTTTCAGCTGGATGTAAATGCCTGGGATAACAAGACCATAACCAGTGGCCTGAAAAATTATTTCAG GTGTCTGGCAGAACCAGTACTGACCTACAGGCTGCACAAAGAATTCATCAAGGCTGCAA AGTATGATGATCAGAAGTACAGAGTGAGAGCAATTCACGCTCTTGTACACAAgctacctgaaaaaaacaaagcaatgtTGGCCATCTTAACCAATCACCTTCTCAA ggtgtcTTCTCACAGCGACCAGAACCTGATGACAGTGTCTAACCTTGGGATGATCTTCGGCCCCACATTGATGAGGTCACAGGAGGAGACAGTGGCTGCCATGATGAATATTAAGTTTCAGAATATTGTGGTGGAGATAATCATTGAAAACCACCATAAG ATCTTCAACGAGGCCCCAGACCTCTCAGTGCCGTTGCCTCAGGCTCCATCCACTCGGTCAACTCCTCGGAGGAACAAGGCCATCTGTCTGTCATCTGGGAAGAGAAAGGCCCGTCTTTACCCCCCCACTCTCTGCCTGGCAGATAATGACA GTGACACATTCAGTAGCAGCCCTAGCACAACTCCAATGGGCAGCCAGGAGTCCTTGTCCTCACATTCTTCTGAAAAGAATGGACTGTCTCAGacctctcctccatcctctcctgctgcagagccCAGCTCACCCTCTTCAACACagtcgcctcctcctcctccttcagcagcttcctcctgctccCCGCTGCACACCTCCTCAAATGGAAAAGATCAGAAACTCACAGCAGACAGTACAGTCTCCCCTCCCCTCATCCCTTCCTCTTCCTGGGCTTCCGCTGAGCTCACTCCAGCACAGcagacttcctctctgtcctcctccacctcctctttacTCTCTGCAGTGGAGCGCTCTATGAAAGGAAACTCAACTGCCTCCTTGTCCTCAGTAAAAGAGTCAAGATCTCCTTCCAGAACCTCCGTGTCTACAGCCTCCATCCAGCATTTGACAGTAGAGCGTACCTCCTCCTTCAGGGACAGTGGGCCCGTACAGAGAGCAGCATCTGTCTCGTCTCTGAAGAGCAATCATTCAGTGGATCAAAGAAACACAACCACTACCACCATCACAGAAACCAGAGTGGCAGATTCAACCTCACCTCGGGAGCACAGAACAGCATTTAGGACtgcctcgtcctcctcttcctcctcgtcttcatTGTTTCCCTACCAGCTCTCCACATCTTCCTCGCTCACATCCCTGCACATATCTGAGG ATTATAAAAGTTGTCATGGATCAGTACAGAGTCTCATGTCGCAGGACCCACGTGAGGCAACACACGCACGTAAACACATCCGCTGTGGCTCTGACATGACCACGAAactctctgcagctgcatccagcaACGGGTATCAGAGGCCAGGATCACT ATTATCAGTCGGACTACCACAGCGTGAAAGTTCAGTATTCTCCTCGGCGTTAGACATATATTCTTCAGGAAG GGAGGCAAAAGCACTTTACTCCTGTGAAGCAGAGCATAGCCATGAACTAAGTTttccacagggggcgctgttcTCAAATG TGCACCCGTCTGTGGAACCAGGCTGGCTGCAGGCCACATACAACGGCAGAACCGGCCTCATACCTGAGAACTACATCACGTAcatctga